The region cacttctcctttgctgagataatccatcccacctcacaggtgtgccatatcaagatgctgattagacaccatgattagtgcacaggtgtgccttagactgtccacaataaaaggccactctgaaaggtgcagttttatcacacagcacaatgccacagatgtcgcaagatttgagggtgcgtgcaattggcatgctgacagcaggaatgtcaaccagagctgttgctcgtgtattgaatgttcatttctctaccataagccgtctccaaaggcgtttcagagaatttggcagaacatccaaccagcctcacaaccgcagaccacatgtaaccacaccagcccaggacctccacatccagcacgttcaccgccaagatcgtctgagagcagccactcgaacagctgctgaaacaatcggtttgcataaccaaagaatttctgcacaaactgtcagaaaccatctcagggaagctcatctgcatgctcgtcgtcctcatcggggtctcgacttgactccagttcgtcattgtaaccgacttgagtgggcaaatgctcacatttgctggcgtttggcacattggagaggtgttctcttcatggatgaatcccggttcacactgtccaaggcagatggcagacagcgtgtgtggcgtcgtgtgagtgagcggttttctgatgtcaatgttgtggattgagtggcccatggtggcggtggggttatggtatgggcaggcgtctgttatggacgaagaacacaggtgcattttattgatggcattttgaatgcacagagatactgtgacgagatcctgaggcccattgttgtgccatacatcccttCATgccagaacatcacctcatgttgcagcaggataatgcacggccccatgttgcaaggatctgtacacaattcttggaagctgaaaacgtcccagttcttgcatggccggcatactcaccggacatgtcatccattgagcatgtttgggatgctctggaccggcgtatacgacagcgtgtaccagttcctgccaatatccagcacagccattgaagaggagtggaccaacattccacaggccacaattgacaacctgatcaactctatgcgacggagatgtgttgcactgcatgaggcaaatggtggtcacaccagatactgactggtatccccgccccccccaataaacaaaactgcacctttcagagtggccttttattgtggactgtctaaggcacacctgtgcactaatcatagtgtctaatcagcatcttgatatggcacacctgtgaggttggttgtattatctcagcaaaggagaagtgctcactatcacaggtttaggctggtttgtgaacaatatttgagggaaaaggtgatattgtgtatgtggaaaaagttttagatctttgagttcatctcatacaaaatgggagcaaaaccaaaagtgttgcgtttatatttttgttgagtgtgtgtgtgtgtgtgtgtgtatgtatgtatgtatatatatatatatatatatatatatatatatatatacacgaggtctgttagaaaagtatccgacctttttattttttttcaaaaaccatatggatttgaatatggatcagatttttattgcgaataaatgtctgaatgatttggcgctttgctgcatcaattttttccagaaaccgtgagagacctccaggtggacaccattcggaaaattcatatggctttcagcgacgattttatggggattacacagattaaggagtgctccagccagtttaaagaccgcccacagctgctgagagcgcgccgcgctccgagtgccgatcgacaggctgaatcaaccagatcatttccaatgtgaaggctttggtgatccgggacgtcgtctgacttacacaaaaatggcaggagacgtggacatctgtaCTTTTtccgcacattccactgttacaggagtttttgttcatggaaagagaagcggagggatacgccacggagccgttcatggcgcggcacaaaaccacctctgtgttggtctcacaggacggctttcagacggctcagacggctttctgtggcttttcagccgtgtgactatccgagaaattgcggatgagcccggacatgccagaacatgtcctgtgaggcttcatcacggtgttgctttgcgccatgtggcaccgccgcgacgcgcagaattcctccgcttctctttccatgacaaaaactcctgtaacagtggaatgtgacggTCATTTACAAACTGGACActatgttgatccgggacgtcgtctgactaccacaggaattgcggaggacgtggacatcagcacttttttggcacattgagacagacttgcggaggaattccgcgcgttgcggcggtgccgcatggcgcaaggcaacgccgtgatgaagcctcacaggacatgttctagcatgtccaggctcatccagaattcctcagatagtcacacgactgaaaaaccaccaaaagccgtctgaaagccatctcaaatctgtcctgtgagaccaacacgaaggtggttttgtgccgccccatgaacggctctgtggcgcatccctccgcttctcttcccatgaaaaaaaactcctgtaacagcgaaatgtgccgaaaaagtactgatgtccacgtctcctgccatttttgtgtaagtcagatgacgtcccggatcaacaaagccttcacgttggaaattatctggttgtttcagcctgtcgatcggcgatcaaaagcaccgcgctctcagacgctgtgggcggtctttaaaccggctggagcactccttaatctgtgtaatccccataaactcGTCCCTGAAAgctatctgaattttccgaatggtgtccatcgggaggtctctcacagtttctggaaaaaaattgatgcagcaaaactccaaatcgttcagacattttattcgcaataaaaatccgatgagaggggtggaccactgctcacacaaagcctgctcacaggcaaatgatgcaactgacaggcgtgaaaaaactcacgcatgcgcacgaaggttcaagcttagctgatgcaatcatgggtgattcaaattcatatggtttttgaaaatgtgtgtgtgaccCTTGTAACTAGTACGATAGTGTGGGAGGTAGGATTTTGTGAATTTGATCACAGATATCTGGTCGTTATTTGAATGTGAGGTTCTTTCTCCTTGTTGTTAGGTGCCATTCTGATTTTTCTCCCTGGATATGAAGAAATAGTGACCCTCAGAGACCACATCCTCTGTGATGATCAGAGGTTCTCCACTCTCTCTGAAAGGTAAAAACAGATGTCTTTTATTACATTTGAATAACAGCAACTTGTTTTTAGTCTGTGATCTCACCAGACCTGCCATTTACAACTTAATAGATTTCCACAACGCTGTTACCCTCAAGAGACCAAAAATTATAACATTTTAAATTGGAGAACAAACTGGAGTAAGCAGAGCTGCTGCATATATTGGTGTTGCTTTCATTTTGCGGCTGCTCTGCCTAGTTTGTCCTCCTCAACCACAACTCAAGAGTGCTTCCTTCGTCTGCTGCCTTACTCGCTAATGATTGTAAAAACAGTTATAACACAACTTGCACtgcatccggaaagcattcacagagtttttccacattttgttatgttacagtcttattccaaaatggaggaaggtGGATTGAAAAATGGTGATGCATGTAGACACTTTTAGTGCTTTGTTTTGATATGTGCATCCTAATCATCTTTCAACTCTGTTGTGCTAACACCACCTACAGTCtacactatcttttaaaaatgGGAGTTTCGTGCAAGAGGAGTATTACAGTGGAGTCTTCTTGTTCATACAACATCCTGGTACACATAGCAAGGGACCCTGGCTCTCTCCGTGGATCACCATCCCAATGATATGGAAGTGGAGGTGGCGCAGGAACTGCAAGCAGAAGCTGGAATGCAGGGCCAGCGGGCTAGCCAGGCTGTGGAAGCGGCCACACAAACCACCGCTTCCCAGCCTCTTCCTCACCAACGTAAGATCCTCTAATAAAATGGATGAACTGAGGCTCCATGCGGCTTTGGGTAACTTCACGAGAGACTGCTGTGTCCTGCTCTTTGTGGAAACTTGGCTACATTCATCCATCCATGACTCAGCTATCGAGTTAGCATGCTATTCAGTGCGGTGCCCACAGATTTACTAGATAGGGTCGAGCTATACAAAATGCCTGCCCTGAGCAGATCACGGCCCCGCCATCTTGGAAAGTTGAAGCGCTGAAGttgtcagtggaaaatgcatgaTCTGCGCTTGTAATCACTGTCCATTCTCTGGCCGGCTTCTCTGccattatttacatttaagacaaAAAAACTTGGCTTAGGTCAATATGTAGATttgatttctgaagtcagatttatcataactgtcGATCCTTTCTCCTTATAAGGCTGTGAAAGGAGCGTAAAGTGGGGCTACTGTCAATAGAAAACTCGTGTCAACGCCGCTCATGAGCTCCTCGTCATTGCGGACAGCCAGCTGCAGGTGACGGGGAATGATTCGAGTCTTCCCACTGTCCTGAGAAGCGCTGCTGGCCAGCTCAAGGATCTCAGCGGCCAGATATTTGAGCACAGCCGCCAGGTAAACGGGGGCTCCGGCACCCACATGCCCCACACAGCTGCCCCCCTGCATATGGTGGACACGGCTGAGTGGAAACTGCAATCCAGCATGGGAGGAGCGAGTCTTCGCTTTGGCTTTGGCTTTACCACCTGTTTTGCCTCTTCCGCTCATGATTTCGCTCTAATCCTTTGCTGTCGaagcacagaggaaaaaaaaaaacagagcaatCAGCCAGAGAGAGATGACTCATGACACGAGTTTTCTATTGACAGCAGCCCCACTTTATGCTCCTTTCACAGCCTTATAAGGAGAAAGGATCgacagttatgataaatctgacttcagaaatcgaATCTATGTATTTGAATTGCCCGAAGCACAGGTTTTcacgtcttaaatgtaaataacggcAGAGAAGTTGACCAGAGAATTGACTGTGATTACAAGcgcagagcatgcattttccactgacagcgcGAGACCGCTGCAGTGCTTCAACCTTCCAAGATGGATGGGTCAGTGCTCCAGGTCACATGAACAAATTACCTGTCTATTATGGGATGTCTATGGCGGCGCCTTGACAGGACCAGTGACTCCGGTAAGAATAAAGGAAGAGAGTTATGTATGTTCATCCACAGCAACTGGTGTAACAATACAGCAATGGTCGCCAGCCACTCTTCCCCAGACCTGGAATATTTGACTGTTAAATGCCGAGCGTTTTACCTTCCTCTGGAGTTAACTGGCGTCTTGCTAACTGCTGTTTACATTGCACCGGATGCTAATGCTGGGTTGGCTATCTGACTTTTACACAGCAACATCAGCCTACAGCTGAACCGACATCCGGACGCCATGCACATTATCGCGGCCAATTTTAATCTTGTGAAATTAAAATCAGTGCTCCCCAGACTTCAACATGTCAAACGTGCCACAAGACGAACAAATACACTGGACAGAGGCAAGTCAGACCACGTCTCTCTGCACTCATCCCTGCATATACCCCTCTCCGAAAATACGCCCCCACCACCATTAAGATGGTCAATACATGGCCAGACGGTGCTTCTCAGCAGCTGCAGAACTACTTCAACAGTACTGACTGGGACATCTTTGAGGATGAGGACCTGGATGTGTTTGCAGATACTGTACTGAGTTACATTAAGAAATGTGGAGATACGATCACAGTGGAGAAACACATCCAGGTCTTCCCcaatcagaaaccctggatgaccagggAGGTGAAGCAGCTGCTGAAGGAGAGAAAGTCCACCTTCAAAGGTGGTAATAGGGCTCTCTACAGCACAGCCCACGCCAACCTGAAGAGAGACATCAGAAAGGTGAAGGAGGATTTCAGGAGGAGGATTGATGATCTCCtggccagcaacaacagcagacaGGCATGGATGTTGGTCCAGCACCTCACCAGCTACAAACCCGGCATCAGAGCTGCTGTGACCCAGCAGAGGTGACCCCGCATTGGCAGAAAAGTTAAATCTGTTCTTTGCTCATGTCGAGACTGTGAGCAAAGAACAGGAGCAGCTACGTTGCCATGAGCGGACGGGAGTAACTTCACAGTGGGGGAGCACGAGGTGAGGCACACACTGAGGGCTGTCAACCCATGCAAAGCAGCCGGCCCTGAGGTAGTTTCCGGACGGGTACTGAAAGACTGTGCAGGTCACcttgctgggattttcacccaaatcttcaactggtcactgacacagtctgctgtcccatcatgcctgaagacctccaccatagtCACCTACCCAAGAGATCCCCCAAAACCAGCCTCAATAACTATCCACAATAACTACCAGCCTCACACcggtggtgatgaagtgttttgaaaaactggttagaagtcacatcATGTCATTCATAACCCCACTTCAGACCCAAACCAATTTGCTTACAAGGCCAACAGAGGGTGGTTTGACCGCTGCCCTCCATACTACGCTGACCCACCTGGAGCAACAGGGTAACTACACCCGTCttctctttgtggattatagttcagcattcaCCGCCATCCTCCCCCATGGCCATTTGAGGAAACTGCCTACCTCATTCCACAGGTCTTTGGATTCAGGACTTTGTCAGATCACTCAGGCAGTCAGGATTGGCCCTCAcgtatccacagctctcacactcagcaccagttcccctcaaggctgtttgCTGAACCCGCTGCTCTTtaccctctacacctctgactgttCCCCTACCCACACCAGCAACACTTTCATGAAGTATGCAGGTGACACCACAGTGggaggctgtatcactggaggagatgagtccgcaTACTGGGAACCGCTGActgtgtggtgtagagaaaataacctgctcctgaacacatctaAAACCAACGATCATCATAGACTACATGAGGtacaaaacagacattcagcccatcATCACTGGGGGGacttgtgtggaaagggtcaaggACTCAGTTTCCTGGGATtccacatagaggagaaactgacctgggacaggaacaccacacacgtggtaaagaaggcacagcaaagactccactttctgagaatcctcagaaaaaaaataacataaaccagagattaCTTGTGTCTTTTTACTGCTCTAACATGGAGAGCaacctcacatactgcctctgcacatggtttgccagctgcacgaTGGCAAACGGGAAAGAGCTCCAGAaagttaccaaaatggcagagaagatcactgggtgccctctacccacactggaggaCCTTCATGCCTCTTACTGTcacaggagagccaacaccatcctaaaggactcatctcacactggccactctctgtttgagctattGCTGTCAGGCAGACAGTACAGGACTATTAAAGCAagaacaaatacaacccctggcaaaaattatggaatcgccggccttggaggatgttcattcagttgtttaattttgtagaaaaaaagcagatcacagacatgacacaaaactaaagtcatttcaaatggcaactttctggctttaagaaacactataagaaatcaagaaaaaaaattgtggcagtcagtaacggttacttttttagaccaagcagagggaaaaaaatatggaatcactcaattctgaggaaaaaattatggaatcatgaaaaacagaacgctccagcacatcactagtattttgttgcaccacctctggcttttataacagcttgcagtctctgaggcatggacttaatgagtgacaaacggtactcttcatcaatctggctccaactttctctgattgctgttgccagatcagctttgcaggttggagccttgtcatggaccattttgttcaacttcaccaaagattttcaattggattaagatccggactatttgcaggccatgacattgaccctatgtgtctttttgcaaggaatgttttcacagtttttgctctgtggcaagatgcattgtcatcttgagaaattatttcatcatccccaaacatcctttcaattgatgggataagaaaagtgtccaaaatatcaacgtaaacttgtgcatttattgatgatgtaatgacagcca is a window of Thalassophryne amazonica chromosome 17, fThaAma1.1, whole genome shotgun sequence DNA encoding:
- the LOC117530021 gene encoding histone H2A-beta, sperm-like, coding for MSGRGKTGGKAKAKAKTRSSHAGLQFPLSRVHHMQGGSCVGHVGAGAPVYLAAVLKYLAAEILELASSASQDSGKTRIIPRHLQLAVRNDEELMSGVDTSFLLTVAPLYAPFTAL